A single genomic interval of Vicia villosa cultivar HV-30 ecotype Madison, WI unplaced genomic scaffold, Vvil1.0 ctg.001992F_1_1, whole genome shotgun sequence harbors:
- the LOC131637430 gene encoding uncharacterized protein LOC131637430, whose protein sequence is MTNKNGSERGKRNSKNGKSKLLAPGKLNDQRKTMFRKSPWLAHTPSVAPIPSVASTPSLAPTPLLAPIPSSAPTPFSAHTPSSTPTPSSAQTPSPAPTAPSHTSTSEVCRFMPTPGLNLQTMAGPSHHTLRETPIEENVEESDEEDEEEVVGEGNVEDEDELPIRDDDGKIILRICDKALVPGKEVAGAISYAIHDAFYGSYYNWTEVPGDIRNKWFGIFAKKVSWDPRDDAFVRKAFESKGSVLLNGIIRRVRLKGKRPEWIGQKAWDGLETYWKSDAFKKLSAQNKTNRSSARGGAVHYSGRKAHVDVALELSQELKRDVRPDELFLKTHKRKNGDWVDKRAESTYNAFKEKAGDGVETLDGGTVNEIWTDCAGGRSRGRVYGTADLAINLKKGSTNFVKPAKSSRGSMFRTSLESERAARVRAEQVAEATAARLQEATEAIRVSNEAARRAEEQAKMATEFAKKMESEFDKKMEREMNAFKAFIMKTIDTRHGESTSAVIPPSNPHYDEDLDDQFLDEP, encoded by the exons ATGACTAACAAAAATGGAAGCGAGAGAggaaagagaaattcaaagaatgGAAAATCCAAGTTATTAGCACCAGGAAAGCTTAATGATCAGCGGAAAACCATGTTTCGCAAGTCTCCATGGTTGGCACATACTCCATCAGTGGCTCCTATTCCATCGGTGGCTTCTACTCCATCTTTAGCTCCAACTCCATTGCTGGCTCCTATTCCATCTTCGGCTCCGACTCCATTCTCAGCTCATACTCCATCGTCGACTCctactccatcttcggctcagaCTCCATCGCCAGCTCCGACTGCACCTAGTCATACCTCTACTTCAGAGGTATGTAGGTTTATGCCTACCCCAGGTTTAAACCTTCAAACTATGGCTGGCCCTTCGCACCATACCTTACGTGAGACTCCGATAGAGGAAAATGTGGAGGAAAGTGATGAGGAGGACGAGGAGGAGGTGGTAGGTGAAGGAAATGTGGAGGACGAGGATGAGTTGCCAATAAGAGATGATGATGGGAAGATTATTTTACGGATCTGCGATAAAGC ACTTGTTCCTGGCAAAGAAGTAGCAGGTGCAATTAGTTATGCGATACATGACGCATTTTATGGCAGTTATTATAATTGGACTGAAGTCCCCGGTGATATTAGAAACAAATGGTTCGGCATTTTTGCG aAAAAGGTATCGTGGGATCCTCGGGATGACGCATTCGTCAGGAAAGCCTTTGAATCAAAGGGATCCGTTCTACTAAATGGCATCATAAGGAGGGTGAGGTTAAAAGGGAAACGACCCGAGTGGATTGGTCAGAAGGCTTGGGATGGGCTTGAAACTTATTGGAAGAGTGATGCGTTCAAGAAATTGTCCGCTCAAAACAAGACCAATCGAAGTTCAGCAAGAGGCGGAGCAGTCCACTACTCAGGCCGCAAGGCTCATGTTGATGTAGCACTTGAGCTT TCCCAAGAACTTAAAAGGGATGTGCGTCCAGATGAGTTATTTTTAAAGACCCATAAGAGGAAAAACGGAGATTGGGTTGATAAACGTGCTGAGTCTACTTAT AATGCATTTAAAGAAAAGGCTGGAGATGGTGTCGAGACGTTAGATGGAGGGACGGTTAATGAGATATGGACAGATTGTGCTGGGGGTCGTAGTCGTGGTCGGGTCTATGGAACGGCTGATTTAGCTATCAATCTGAAGAAAGGATCCACAAACTTTGTCAAACCAGCTAAAAGTTCTCGTGGATCGATGTTTAGGACATCCTTGGAATCAGAGAGAGCAGCTAGAGTTAGAGCTGAACAAGTGGCTGAGGCTACCGCAGCTCGACTCCAAGAGGCAACCGAAGCTATTCGGGTTTCAAATGAGGCTGCTCGGAGGGCAGAAGAACAAGCTAAAATGGCTACCGAGTTTGCTAAGAAGATGGAGTCTGAGTTTGATAAGAAGATGGAACGTGAAATGAATGCTTTTAAGGCATTTATTATGAAAACAATTGATACTAGACATGGTGAATCCACTAGTGCCGTCATTCCACCGTCAAATCCTCACTATGATGAAGATTTGGATGACCAATTTTTAGACGAACCTTGA